Within the Leptospira stimsonii genome, the region CCGTCTGTCTTTTGCTCAGAGATCCCTGATTTTACAAATATCGACCTATCTTCAAACGGCGTCGTAAGCAGGTTCAATATTCGGTTATTCAAAAGCAATTCAGGTATATCTTTTCTATCATATTCTTTAATAAACTTATCTTCATTACTGTAACTCTGGAAATATGAAGATAAATGACTTGACAATTTTTCGATAATAATATATTCAATAGCTTCTTCAAGAATTTGTTCGGATTTTCTCTTCCCAGATACTGCATCAGTAGATCTTTCGACTTTTACAATAGAAAAGTATTCAACTTTCTTCTTTAGAATCTTCCCCTCTTTCTTTTTATTTTCAGACATTTTCGACTGTATAAAATCATCATCCCAATATTTTTTCAAAGCTGCATTTTCAGTAAATACTGCTTGTAGAGTATCGGATAGCTTTTCCGAGAAGCCGTATCTCGGAATACGTTTAATTTTTTTGACCCTTCGTCAACAATGACTACTGTTTCAAATTCAATTGTCTTCTTTGTATTTTGTAGAATCAAGAATGCAAAGTAGAAAAGCGTTAGGAAAATAAGTAGCGTTGAAATTACAAGGAGGTAAAAATAATCTGCTCTCAATAACTCAGTTACATAGTTTGCAAGAAGTCCTGAACTAAAAGACAATATTATTGCTCCCAAGACTAACTTAATGAAACCAGTCCTTTCAGTCAGAACATGGTTCAATATTTTATTTTCAATATCCATGATTACTACCTATGTAATGTATTCGTAAATTTGTATTTAAGTCATTTATAAAATGCCGCATAACTGTCAACTTTACGAAGTTCGTATAAACGCGCTGAAATTACTTTGCAAGGAGCCGAATGAAAGATTTCGATCTTCGGAAAATATTGTGTGGACGTATATTTGGATTCAAACGCTTGCCGATGTTTCTTTTTCTTATAAAATTTCTATTTATGTTTCGACCAAGGAACCGCTTTTTCCAATTGTGCACTCAGACGAAACAGAATGTCTTCTCTTCTTCTTGCCGCGGTGAATTGAAGACCAAGAGGGAGTCGATCGCTCGTCTGCCCGATCGGAATGGAAACCGAGGGTTGTCCAGTTAGGTTTGCAAGTTGAGTGAATGGAGTTCTGGAAAGACTTTTTTCTACGAGTTCATCAACAAGACCCGAGGCGAGGAGCATTCTTCCGAGACCCAAACGTCCTACAACCTGCATCGCGATTTTTTCGCCTAACTTCGGTTCTAGTTCTCCTATCTTTGCGGGAGGCATTGCTGTCGTCGGCGTGAGGTATACGTCATACGTTTCGTGAAACCTTTCCATCTCGAGCGCGGCCTTATCCCATTCTTGCAAAGATCTTACAAATTCTCCTGCGGAAATTGTTTTTCCAAGGAGCCCTAGAATCCAAGTAACGGATTCAACGTCTCCCATTCCGGCCTTTCTTCCTAAAACAGGTTCTAAGTTTTTTATCTGAGCCGCCATTTCGCCGAAATACATCGTGATAAAAGCTCTTCCAATCGCCTTACCGTCGACAGGCGCGTCTTTCTCTTCCACCTTGTGTCCGAGTGAATGTAGAATTTTCGCTGTATGAACGACCGATTCCACACAATCAGGATGCACCGATGTTCCAATCGGAGATTGGGTTGAGAATGCGATCCTCAGTTTACCGGGAGATTTTTTTATCTCGGAAAGATAACTCGTTTTAGATTCTTCAAAGCTGAATGCGTCCGAGCTTTCGATTCCGCATAACGCGTCCAAAAAAGCGGCGCTATCTCGGACGGTCCTTGATAAGACGTGATCCACCGAAGCTCCTTGCCACAATCTTCCGGAGTAAGGACCGACCGGCGTCCTTCCTCGTGTTGGTTTTAATCCGAATAACCCGCAATAGGCGGCCGGAATTCGAATCGATCCGCCTCCGTCGGAAGCGCTCGCGACCGGAACCATTCCTGCGGCGACCGCCGCCGCGGAACCTCCGGAAGAACCTCCCGGAGTTCTTTCCAAATTCCAGGGATTTCGGGTCGGACCGTGTAACTTCGGTTCGGTGATTCCCATCAACGCAAACTCGGGAACGTTCGTCTGTCCTAAGAAAAGAGTTCCGGCATTTCTCAATCTCCGGACGAACTCCGAATCTACGGGAGAAACGTAATTTCGAAACGCTTTCGATCCGGAGCTCAAAGGGGCGCCTCCGATTGCGTGAATAAAGTCCTTGATAAGAATCGGAACTCCTCGAAAAGGACCATCCGGAAGTTTGGACTTGGCGTTCTTTCTGGCTTCTTCGTAAAACCGATGAACGACCGCGTTGAGACCGGGGTTTGTGGATTCGATCCTTTCTATCGCCGATTCTACCAATTCGGCGGGATGAACCGATTTTTTTCGCACCAATTCCGCGAGACCGATAGCGTCATAATAGGTATATTCTTTGAAAGATTTTGACATGGTCCAACTCCGAAAACAAGAGGAACTCCAAGAAGAATCGCGGGTCAAGATAAAAAGGGTGTTTTTAGGATTCCGAGAAAAAAGGGGTTCTAAAAATGTGGATATACAACCACCGGAAATCCGATCTAATATATAAGAACGGTATCTAAATACAAACAATGGCTTCTACAATTCGCAAAATTCCTTGTCTTCTTTTAATCTTTCCTTTCTTGCTCGTTGCGAATCCGGTTCTGGACAACGAATTCTTACGATCGGTTCAGGAAGGAGATCCGAAAAAAACGCAGATTCTTCTCCAGGCGGGAGCGACCGTAGACGCGACCGATTCTCGAGGGAAAACCGCGCTTATGATTGCGGATCACAGACCCGAAGTCGCCGAAGTTTTGATTCGCGCCGGAGCCAACGTAAACGCGCAGGATGAAGACGGAAGTTCCGTCCTCGCGGAAAGTCTTTCGTCTCTCCTGGATGTGAAGGTCTTGGATATCGACGACCTTGCAGTCCCGAAACGTCTCATAGAATCCGGGGCAAAGATAGAATATTTGTCCAAGATCGATTCTTCCGGAAAAACGGTTCCCGTTTCCATATTGAATCTTGCGATTCGACATGGGAATCTTGTACTCGTTCAATTTTTAATCGAAAATCGCGCGGATGTAAACTTTGATAAAGGTAATCCGGAAGAATTTCCGCTTTTCCTTGCGTGCGGGGCAGGAACTTCGGCGCAGAACTTTTCGATCGTTGAAGTTCTGTTAAAGAATAACGCAAAACCTGATTATACGAGTCGACTACACGAGATGATCGTGGATGGAAAAACGATTCAGGTAGGAGCGGATAACGCGCTTCATTTCCTATCGGAAAAATCCGAACTCGATACAAGAATCGTTGATCTTCTCGTAAAATCCGGAACCAATCTAAACCATAGAAACGCGGAAGGAATTTCTCCTCTTCTCCAAGCGATCCTTAGGAAAAGAGTAGGCTTGGCTCAAAAACTTCTGGAACTTGGGGCTGATCCTTCTCTTGCCGATATTCACGGAAGAACTTCATTAGAAGAAGTTCGAAGACAAAAAATGGATTCTCTGGAAGTCCTCATATTAAAGCGACTTGGAATCAAAGAGAATCCGGATCGAATTTCTCAGTAAGAATATTTTCCTTTCAAAAACCGTAGTTGACGGTCGATTTGATTCGTGTCCTAATAAGGATCGAAAACCTTTTTTCCTTTGTAGTCGACGGTCTTCGTCCGACGTTTTGGAGAATCCTTCGAACTTATCCAAATAATTTTCTTTGACCGAACGATTTATCTTCCTCAAGTATCGGATCGTTTCCTTTCTTCCCTTTTGATCACTTAAGAATTTTAAAATTGATTCGAACTTACTTTCGTTTTTAGAATTTCGTGCAACGTTATCTCACAGAGTTCTTTAAAATAACCGCAATTCTCAATATATGAATTTTTCCTCTTAAAAAAAACGAAATCACGGAAATTTTGAAACTAGTCTGGAAAGAAATTATCAAAACATATTTTTAATACTCGATTTGTACAAATCCATCAGTCGTATTGATACCGAAAGAAGAAAGGAATTCGGGATGGGAGGAAAAGAAGCGGGAACATTTGATTCAGAATTAACTTCAATGATCCGTTTTTATGATTCGAAAGAGCAAATACCGACGGTTTAAATCGGATTTAAGTCTTCTGAATTTTTTAACAAAGTGAAAAACCGAACTTGTTTCCATTTCGCTTAATCTTTTTGTATACACCTTCACGGAAAATAGGAACCTGCTGAAGAACTCCCATTTTATAGAATGACTTATAGTATACTCCTCGTCACCTAATTGCCGTAATACTATCTAAATAATTTACTGGTTGTTCGCTTCTCAGGATCTGAAATTTTTGTCTTTAACACACGTTAACATGAAGAGTCGTGATTGTATGAAGAAAATTGCATTCGTCCAAACGGCTAAAGAATTGGAATTGCACGGTATAAATGTCTCAAGAGGCAAATCGAAAAATAAAAAATAAGTTTCTAGGACAGTTTTTTACTCCCGAAAAAGTAGCGGATTTCCTGGTGGATTGGGTTCTCGGTGCGGATCGTATCACATCGCCTGAAAGTTCCAAACGTATTCTCGACCCAGCAATTGGGAACGGAGTTTTCTTTTCGAGCCTTCTTGAAAAGCGCCCGGATATGAATGCGGAATGGATCGGTTTTGATCTAGATCTTCAGTGTTTGGAATCTAGTAAAAATACGTTAGAAGACAAAATATCTCTTCACGGTTCTCTTCAATTCTTCGATCAAGATTTTCTTTTACAAACCTCCGATCAAAAATTCGATGCAATCCTTTGTAATCCGCCGTATAAAAAAATAAGCGATCGGACTTATTCTCAGGAATTGAATAAGCGGTTCGGCGGAGACCTGGAAAAAAAACTTCCGGGTACTGCGAATCTTTACGTATTCTTTCTATTAAAATGTTTGAATATGCTCAATGTAGGAGGAAGAGCCGCGTTTCTCGTGCCGCAGGATTTTTTTAACTCCGGTTACGGAGTCTTTATCAAAACCGCGCTCAAAAAATCGGGTCTTCTTCATTCTCTCTTTCTTCTTTCTCCACAGGATAGCCTCTTTGACGAAGCTGTGACGAGTTCTTGTATTCTTCTTCTGGAAAATTCGGGAAAAGAAACGAAGTCGGGGTTCCATTGGGCGAGGCTAAAACCCGGATTCTTTACGGATAAATCGAAGCTGATTCCAGGCGCCGTAGAATCGATCGAAACCGAATGGATTCCATTTCCGGAGCCGGAGGCGAAGTGGAGTCCCATTTTTCACAGTATGGAAAAGAGGACCGATCCATTAGAAAAAGGAGATATTTTTAACGGACATTCTTCCGATTTTCGAGTTCCTCTTTTGGAATTCGGCAAGTTTACGCGGGGGATTGCGACTGGAGACAACGATTTCTTTCTCTTTACGAAGGCGATGGTCGAAGAATCCGGGATCCCGGAAAAATTCTTCAGAGCCTGTATTCCAAAATCACAATATGCTAGAAATAGAATATTCTTATATTCTGATTGGGAGGAACTGAGCAAGAAAGGCGCAAAAGTTTGGCTTTTGGACGTTAAAAACGAGTTGAATCCGAAAGATTTCGAGACGGTTCAAAAATATCTTGAGAGCGGACTGACAAAAGGTGTTAATCGAAGATTTCTCCCTTCCCGAAGAAGGAATTGGTATACCCAGGAGGCAAAGTCTTCCTGTCCGATTCTTGCGTCCAGTTTCCATCGAAACGAAATCCGAATCGTTAGAAATTTTAGCAACGTCGTTCATCTGACTTGTTTCCACGGATTTACTTCGGCGCCGGGAATGGAGGAATGGGTGGACGCGGTTTACGCGTATTTGATTTCTTCCGATTCAAAGAAGGATCTGGAAACAAGAAGAAGAGAATATGCAAGGGGACTCTGGAAAGCGGAGCCGGGAGATCTCAATTCTCTCTGGGTTCCTGATTTTAGGAGATTGAACGTAGTCGTCCACAATGAATTAAAAGACCTTGTATCCGATCTTAAAGCGACGCGACTTTCCGTTGAAAAAGAAGCTCATATCATTCAAAGAATTGATTCTATTTTTAGTAAAGAATTGATTTAAAGATCCCATTCTAACTTCTTTGCTCCTGATTCCGTTTCTTACGATTGCGAATCGTTTGTCATTTCATTGAACGAATGAAAGACGGAGAATCGAAGGATCGGAAATCTTCTTTTTCAAGGGATCGAAGCCCTGTTTTCGTTTGCAGAAAGGTTTATTCAATTTATAGAATATACGGAACTCCCTTTTTTCGAAAACGAAACGAAGATTCGTCGTCCTTCGTTCCGCTTTTTTTAATACTCCTTCACCCTTGTCAAAAGACTTTGATTGAGGAAGGGGATGCAGAATTTTTCTCTCTTCCGATTAAAGAATCCAAACAACCGATCTTCGGCGGTTTTCAATGATCTGAGAAAAAAAAGGAATTAAGAATCGAAAGGACGGACTTCCCGGAATGACGTTGTCCCGTTTTTTATCCAACTCAAAGAACAAGAATAGAGAAATTTTCGCTTGATCGGTGGGAGATTCGAAATCAACCTTTGCGAAAGGTTCTTCTATGTTACAACCGTCCACCCTTGATTTTCTCAAAAAATTAGCGAAGAATAATAACAAGCCTTGGTTAGAAAAAAATAAATCCCACTTTATCGAAGCAAAAACCGATTTCGAAAATCTCATTACGGAACTTGTAATTGGTCTCGCAAAAGTGAATCCTTCTCTGGCAGGGGTAGATCCCAAAAAATGTATCTTTCGAATTTATAGGGACGTCCGATTTTCAAAGAACAAGGAACCATACAAGACCAATTTTGGCGCGAGTATCGGGGTCGGCGGGAAAGATTTAGGGCGTCCACTTTTTTACATTCATATTCAACCCGGGAATCAATCGTTTGTTGCCGGCGGTCTTTATATGCCGGAACCGAAAATTTTAAGAAAAGTTAGAGAAGCTATTTTAGAAAATTCGAATGCATTTAAGAAAGTTGTTCAGGAGAAGAAATTCGAAAAAGAATTCGGTAAACTTTCCGATATGAGACTAAAAACCGCGCCGCGCGGATTTTCTAAGGATCATCCGGATTTTGAATGGATTCAATATACGAGTTATATCGTGGAAAAAAGTCAAAGCGACGCGGATATTCTTTCTAAACATTTTATTCAGAATACGATTTCTTCTTATAAGATTCTTCAGCCGTTTCTGAATTACCTCGACAAAACGATTTAATTCTTATCGAGTTGACTTTTCCGTTCGATGGATTTCGTTCCATTGAGCCTGGCTTTATGGTCGGGTTTTCAGTTCAAAATTCAATTCGTTCTGTAGTCTTTTGGAGTAAGAACAAGATGGCTCTCATTTTTCTCGTCCATCTCGTATTTCTGTCCGAATTTTGTCCGATCGATTCTGTATCCTGATCCCTTCACCTAACGTGCGTTCGGCGGCTTCTTTTGTTTTCTACCACTAAAAAAAGAAGAAAAACTATATACCTGGAAGGGACAAAGCGGCGCTTACGTTTGATCTTCCGCAAGTACGATCAAGGCATCTTCCGGTTTGATAGAGAATTGAGCATCTTTAGTCGGAATCAGATGAACCCCGTATCCTTTTTCCTCTTCTTTTTCTTCCGAGGCGATTCTGATTCCAAAACAGGTTTCTCCGCGTTTGAGGGCGGCGTTTACGCAGTCCGCGAAGGATAAAATCTGAGAAGAATTTTCGAAATAGAGGGAAACCGGTTTTAGATAAATTTCGCTTCCTTCCGGGCTGAAAAGATTCTCATAAACGCGCATAACGTCCGGTTCTTGGGATACCTGAGCCATCATCTTTGAAACGAATTGATTCGAAATTAGGAAGTCTTTGACTCCGGTTTCCAAAACGATCTCGGTATTTTCCGAGTTCATAATCTCCGTGATCAACTGCGTCGTCGGTTGGTTTCCGGTCTTAAAGGCGTATCGTTTGAAATACTGGCGGAAACGGAGAAGTAGTGAAATCGTCTGTGCGTCCACTTCTTCAATGTTTTCCTTTTCCTCGGCTAAGAATATCACCGAATCGTAAGATTCGGGAGCGAGCCGTTTCATTACGGATTCTTGGGAAAGATCGGCTTGAAAGGAGCGTAACGTGATTTTTGGATATTTTTTCTTGAGACGAACGACCGAACTCTTAAAGTCGTCGTCGATCTGTTTTACGAGAAGGTCGATCGTAGAACCCGGAGCGACGAACTTGGCGTATTCTTCCACGATAAGCGGGCTTTTAGAATTCCAACCAACGATCAATTGTTTGTCGATCGGGTTCGAACGTTTCTTTTTAGGAATTTGGAAATCTCTCGGATTCGCAACCGCGTTGTCGGCGTATAAAATTTTGGAATCGTCTTCCGCTAATAAGACGGCGTCCTCTCCGTTTCCGGGAACATAGTTCGCGGGAGGATTTAAGAGGATGTCTCCGTCTTCTTTTCGAAATCCCAAGGGAACGGATTCGTTAAACCGAAATGAAATTTCTTGAAACGGCAGACCGTTCCAACCGTTTTTCGGTCTATAAAAATAGATTTCGTCTCCTTCGAAGCCGACTAAGTTCGAATAAACGACCGCAAGTCCGGAAGTTCTTGAAGTTTGTACGAGAAGTTTTGCGAGAATATTTCTTTCATCCATCACCTGAATCGAAGAAGAAAGTTCTTGAGCGATTTGACGATTTTCCTCTCCGTACAATTCGGCGACGATCGGAGGAAGTTCCTTGTCCTGTCCCAAGGCGACTAACGCCATTAAAGATTTCAATACTTTTGCGTCTCCGATGGATCTTCCTTCCTTGGATTCTTCGTCCCCGGAAGCGTTCAGAACGATTACCGACTTTGCTTCCCCCGCGTTTACTTTTCTTAGGGAATGTAGACTGGACGGAGTCCCGGATCGTGTGATAACCTTAGTCGTTTTACGATCGGTAAGATTGTCCGCTAAATAGTCGTCCATCAATTCCTTGTCTTCTTCCGCTAAGATGACGACTACGGCTCTGGATTCGGACGAATTGGCTTCGATCAGTTCCTTGAGGATTTCGACGACTCTGACTCCGAAACCGAGAATGATCGTATGATCGGATTCTAATACGTCGCTCTTTCCCTTTCTCAGATCCTGAATTTTCTGATCGAATTGATTGGTAATAAACGCCACTAAACTCGAAAAGAGAACAAGTCCGAGGAACACGGTAAGAATTCCGGAGACTTTATTGAACCAGTTTGATTCTCCGTCTTCCGCAACCGCACCCGCGTCCGAGATCTGCAAGAATACCCTCCAAAGAAATTCTCCCTTTCCTTGAATCGATTCGTCCGGAAAGATCCATCCACCTAACATGCGTAAGATTGATAACGTTAAGAATGCGATTAAGAATAAAGTGATCAAGGCGGCAAAGACCGCGCCGCCTCCCTTGGACATAAAATTGTCGAAATGATAACGAAGTTTATCTGAGAATTTATGCTTTGATTTCATGCCGGTGAATGGAAATCCAAGCCTCGAATTTATCAAATGGAAAATAATTTCTTTTCGGAAAAATCAAAAATTCTTTCTTAGATCGCCGAAAGAAAAAGAAGCAAGGAAAGAAAAAGGCAGAGAGGCGAGTAGTATTTGGTATCGTATTCGGCGAAAGGAGTTCCCTTTATGCTTTTGAAAAAGCCTACCAAGCGAAATTCTCCGATGGTACGGAGAAGAAAAAGGAAGGATAGAAAGAAAACGCCGTCTCGAAATAGGAATTTGGGAACTCCAAAAGGGTTTTCGAAAGTCAGGCCGATCGGCAGAAAGGCCGCCATGCAGAGTAGGATCCCGACGATTACGGTTGCAAATTTACCGGGTTGAAACGCGAGTTTTCCGTTTATCGTTGGGACCACTTTGTTACCGTTCGTTTGACCTCTCGACAACCAATAGAAATGGATTCCGGACAGGAAGAAAAGAATCAGACCCGCGATCCAAGAAAGAAATGGTTGTAGAGAAGTCATTGAATTGTGTTCCTTTCTTCCTATTGAAGAAAAAAGTCTCCGATCGGCGAATCCGGGTTTTGATTCTGATAGAGTTTTACGAGAAGTCGGGCGAGTTCCTTCTTTTCTTCCTCTGTAAACCCTTTGTAGAGATTGTTTACCAATGATCGGGAAATTCCGAGAAGGACCGGTCGAACGGAATATGCTTTCTGCGTCAATTCCAGATGTACGATCCTCTGATCGTCGGGGTCTCTTGTTCTTTCCACAAATCCTAGGGATTCCAATTTATCCACAAGGGCGGTTAACGTAGATTTATCCCGATTGATCATCTTGGCTATCTCTTGCATCTGCGCCCGCTTTTTCTTTACGAGGGCAAACAAGATATCCGCGTGGGTCGTTGTAAGTGCACCTAAACCTTTTTCTTTCAACTCAGAGTTGAGGTGCCTGTGAAATTCGTCTCGAATTCTCGAGACCATATAGATGATCAGTCTAGGACTCATATTTTACCTAATTTTAGAAATTTTTTTCCATCAGGCAAATTGATATAGATAGATTACCTCTCCGACCGCGGCCGCTTTTGTGGATCCTTCGGTTTCAAAAGTCATCTTCAGAGTCATTCTCGCCGTACCTCTAAGGTCTTTTAGCTCGATCAACTCCGCTCTGATTCTCAACTTGCTTCCTACTTTTACGGGCTCTAAAAACCGAAGTTTTTCCATTCCGTAATTGATCCCCATCTTAATATTCTTTAATTCTAATATTTGAGACAAGAGGTAGGGTGCCATGGAAAGAGTAAGATATCCGTGTGCGATCGTAGTGCCGAAAGGAGATTCCTTTGCCGCTCTTTCGGGGTCCGTATGAATCCACTGATGATCCAGAGTCGCATCTGCAAACCGATTGACTTGTTCCTGGGTGATCGTGTGATAATCGGAAACCCCGATTTCTTTTCCGGTATAGGCTTCTAATTCCGCAAAACTGGATAATACTACTTTAGCCATGTTGTTCTCCTTTACTCCGTTTTTTGTTTTAATCTATTTGTCAGTTGTTCGAAAATTTCAGATTCTAAATTGGAAAGGTCAAAGCTGTCTTGGAGGCCAAGAGCCTTTCCCGAATAAATCGCCTTCCAGACGATCTCTCCGTTTTCGACGTCCATCGCTTTTATGGTCAATTCCAAGATCGCGTTGCCGGATGCGGTTCCATAATCCGTGAAGTCCGTAAATACGGCGACGTCGCCTTTGAGAAGTTTTGCGATCTTGATTCCCTTTTCTTCGCTAAAACCCGGTTCGTTTTCCAAGGTAGAACGAAACTGTTTTTCAGCGTTGTATCTTTCCTGCACTTTTCCGCCGTAATTTAGAATCGCGAGTTCTAACTTTTCAAAACTCCTAGATTCTACGAATTTTCTCTGATCTGCATTCTGATCTTTTAAGAGCCAACCCGATCGAATCTGAATCGGAAATACGATGTGTTTCGTTTTTTTTTCGGGAGTAAAACCCCGTCGAACAAACACCGTTCCGAAGATGGAATTTTTGGAAGTAGAACATCCGATAATGAGAAGAAAGAGTAGAATCAGGGCGATCGGAAAACGATAACAAGAAAGAAGAATGCTCTCTTTTCGAGAAAAGGGATCTGCGTTGTATGCGGGGAACAATTCGTTTTCCTTTGTCGGGACCTTTCCTAGGAGAAGCCAGCGGTTCGATTTGTCCATCTGTTTTTTGTCAAACTAATTCGGCCGTTTCGATGATGTGAAAAATCCAGTTAGAGAAAATTTCCATCAATCCGCGCGCATGGAATACGTCTTTTCAGGTTATAAATTCTATGCCCTCGCTTTCGTTTTTTTAATGACTCCTCATTTCTCTCGAAGAAAAGAATCGAATTTGCTGAAATATTACAAAGAACGTTTCGATCCTTTTTTTTAGCTCTACTGGATTCTTTTGATCCTCTGTTTCAATTAGAAATTTAGGTTTTTTGAAGGAGTTTAAGAAACGAGCGAAGATTGTGCTCTACGACCTCGGTTTTATTTTTCTTTTCCTAACTTCGTTTGGAAGCCACTCACTTCGCTCTCTACGGATCGCGGTTTTTCCAACTTCGTTGGAAGCCACTCACTTCGCTTTCGCTGTTCGTCGGCTATTTCGCTCTCTACGGATCGCGGTTTTTCCAACTTCGTTGGAAGCCACTCACTTCGCTTTCGCTGTTCGTCGGCTATTTCGCTCTCTACGGATCGCGGTTTTTCCAACTTCGTTGGAAGCCACTCACTTCGCTTTCGCTGTTCGTCGGCTATTTCGCTCTCTACGGATCGCGGTTTTTCCAACTTCGTTGGAAGCCACTCACTTCGCTTTCGCTGTTCGTCGGCTATTTCGCTCTCTACGGATCGCGAAATAGGTTGACAGGCTATATGCAAACCGGAGTCTAATAGGAGCTATGGATAGCGCTCCCGAGCACCTTGGCCCTTTATTAATTCAATTCTTACTCGGAGTTGGTTTCTCCGCTCTGATTCTTACCCTTGCCATACTCATTGGCCCCAAAAAGAAGTCCAAGCCGCAAGACACGTTCGAATGTGGGGTGCAGTACTACGGGGATGCAAGAGGTCTTTTTAATATTAAGTTTTATCTCGTAGCCG harbors:
- a CDS encoding NADH-quinone oxidoreductase subunit A; protein product: MDSAPEHLGPLLIQFLLGVGFSALILTLAILIGPKKKSKPQDTFECGVQYYGDARGLFNIKFYLVAVLFILFDIEAVFLFPYAVNLIGFKNAGIGFFLIFEMFVFVLTLVVGLYYIWKKGALEWD
- a CDS encoding amidase — translated: MSKSFKEYTYYDAIGLAELVRKKSVHPAELVESAIERIESTNPGLNAVVHRFYEEARKNAKSKLPDGPFRGVPILIKDFIHAIGGAPLSSGSKAFRNYVSPVDSEFVRRLRNAGTLFLGQTNVPEFALMGITEPKLHGPTRNPWNLERTPGGSSGGSAAAVAAGMVPVASASDGGGSIRIPAAYCGLFGLKPTRGRTPVGPYSGRLWQGASVDHVLSRTVRDSAAFLDALCGIESSDAFSFEESKTSYLSEIKKSPGKLRIAFSTQSPIGTSVHPDCVESVVHTAKILHSLGHKVEEKDAPVDGKAIGRAFITMYFGEMAAQIKNLEPVLGRKAGMGDVESVTWILGLLGKTISAGEFVRSLQEWDKAALEMERFHETYDVYLTPTTAMPPAKIGELEPKLGEKIAMQVVGRLGLGRMLLASGLVDELVEKSLSRTPFTQLANLTGQPSVSIPIGQTSDRLPLGLQFTAARRREDILFRLSAQLEKAVPWSKHK
- a CDS encoding DUF2461 domain-containing protein — translated: MLQPSTLDFLKKLAKNNNKPWLEKNKSHFIEAKTDFENLITELVIGLAKVNPSLAGVDPKKCIFRIYRDVRFSKNKEPYKTNFGASIGVGGKDLGRPLFYIHIQPGNQSFVAGGLYMPEPKILRKVREAILENSNAFKKVVQEKKFEKEFGKLSDMRLKTAPRGFSKDHPDFEWIQYTSYIVEKSQSDADILSKHFIQNTISSYKILQPFLNYLDKTI
- a CDS encoding MarR family winged helix-turn-helix transcriptional regulator produces the protein MSPRLIIYMVSRIRDEFHRHLNSELKEKGLGALTTTHADILFALVKKKRAQMQEIAKMINRDKSTLTALVDKLESLGFVERTRDPDDQRIVHLELTQKAYSVRPVLLGISRSLVNNLYKGFTEEEKKELARLLVKLYQNQNPDSPIGDFFLQ
- a CDS encoding DUF3995 domain-containing protein — translated: MTSLQPFLSWIAGLILFFLSGIHFYWLSRGQTNGNKVVPTINGKLAFQPGKFATVIVGILLCMAAFLPIGLTFENPFGVPKFLFRDGVFFLSFLFLLRTIGEFRLVGFFKSIKGTPFAEYDTKYYSPLCLFLSLLLFLSAI
- a CDS encoding ankyrin repeat domain-containing protein, which produces MASTIRKIPCLLLIFPFLLVANPVLDNEFLRSVQEGDPKKTQILLQAGATVDATDSRGKTALMIADHRPEVAEVLIRAGANVNAQDEDGSSVLAESLSSLLDVKVLDIDDLAVPKRLIESGAKIEYLSKIDSSGKTVPVSILNLAIRHGNLVLVQFLIENRADVNFDKGNPEEFPLFLACGAGTSAQNFSIVEVLLKNNAKPDYTSRLHEMIVDGKTIQVGADNALHFLSEKSELDTRIVDLLVKSGTNLNHRNAEGISPLLQAILRKRVGLAQKLLELGADPSLADIHGRTSLEEVRRQKMDSLEVLILKRLGIKENPDRISQ
- a CDS encoding MaoC family dehydratase, which produces MAKVVLSSFAELEAYTGKEIGVSDYHTITQEQVNRFADATLDHQWIHTDPERAAKESPFGTTIAHGYLTLSMAPYLLSQILELKNIKMGINYGMEKLRFLEPVKVGSKLRIRAELIELKDLRGTARMTLKMTFETEGSTKAAAVGEVIYLYQFA
- a CDS encoding CASTOR/POLLUX-related putative ion channel, whose translation is MKSKHKFSDKLRYHFDNFMSKGGGAVFAALITLFLIAFLTLSILRMLGGWIFPDESIQGKGEFLWRVFLQISDAGAVAEDGESNWFNKVSGILTVFLGLVLFSSLVAFITNQFDQKIQDLRKGKSDVLESDHTIILGFGVRVVEILKELIEANSSESRAVVVILAEEDKELMDDYLADNLTDRKTTKVITRSGTPSSLHSLRKVNAGEAKSVIVLNASGDEESKEGRSIGDAKVLKSLMALVALGQDKELPPIVAELYGEENRQIAQELSSSIQVMDERNILAKLLVQTSRTSGLAVVYSNLVGFEGDEIYFYRPKNGWNGLPFQEISFRFNESVPLGFRKEDGDILLNPPANYVPGNGEDAVLLAEDDSKILYADNAVANPRDFQIPKKKRSNPIDKQLIVGWNSKSPLIVEEYAKFVAPGSTIDLLVKQIDDDFKSSVVRLKKKYPKITLRSFQADLSQESVMKRLAPESYDSVIFLAEEKENIEEVDAQTISLLLRFRQYFKRYAFKTGNQPTTQLITEIMNSENTEIVLETGVKDFLISNQFVSKMMAQVSQEPDVMRVYENLFSPEGSEIYLKPVSLYFENSSQILSFADCVNAALKRGETCFGIRIASEEKEEEKGYGVHLIPTKDAQFSIKPEDALIVLAEDQT
- a CDS encoding HsdM family class I SAM-dependent methyltransferase, with the protein product MSQEANRKIKNKFLGQFFTPEKVADFLVDWVLGADRITSPESSKRILDPAIGNGVFFSSLLEKRPDMNAEWIGFDLDLQCLESSKNTLEDKISLHGSLQFFDQDFLLQTSDQKFDAILCNPPYKKISDRTYSQELNKRFGGDLEKKLPGTANLYVFFLLKCLNMLNVGGRAAFLVPQDFFNSGYGVFIKTALKKSGLLHSLFLLSPQDSLFDEAVTSSCILLLENSGKETKSGFHWARLKPGFFTDKSKLIPGAVESIETEWIPFPEPEAKWSPIFHSMEKRTDPLEKGDIFNGHSSDFRVPLLEFGKFTRGIATGDNDFFLFTKAMVEESGIPEKFFRACIPKSQYARNRIFLYSDWEELSKKGAKVWLLDVKNELNPKDFETVQKYLESGLTKGVNRRFLPSRRRNWYTQEAKSSCPILASSFHRNEIRIVRNFSNVVHLTCFHGFTSAPGMEEWVDAVYAYLISSDSKKDLETRRREYARGLWKAEPGDLNSLWVPDFRRLNVVVHNELKDLVSDLKATRLSVEKEAHIIQRIDSIFSKELI